From the genome of Terriglobales bacterium:
GCTGCTGGAGCGGGCGCTGACGCACAGCTCGCACGCGCACGAGAGCGATCCCACGCCCGACGACCTGCGGCCGGCCTCGCAGCGCGACAACGAGCAGCTCGAGTTCCTGGGCGACGCGGTGCTGGGCTTCGTCACCAGCAAGGCCCTGTTCGAGCTCTTCCCGGGATATCACGAAGGCCAGCTCTCCAAGCTGCGGGCGCACCTGGTGAGCGCGCGGCACCTGCAGCTGGTGGCCGAACAGCTCGAGCTGGGGAAATACCTGCGGCTGGGGCGAGGCGAAGAGAAGAGCGGCGGGCGGAACAAGAGCGCGCTGCTGGTCAACGCGCTGGAGGCGGTGCTCGCGGCGATGTACCTGGACGCCGGGTTGGAGGCGCCGCGGGCGTTCATCCTGGGGCGGATCGTGGAACCGGAGCTGGCGCGGCTGGGCGCAGAGCCGGCGGGTTCCTACCCGGTGACCGACCACAAGAGCGCATTGCAGGAACTTTTGCAGGCTCGCGGACGTCCACAACCGGTGTACGCCCTGGTGAAGGAGGAAGGTCCGGAGCACAAGAAGACGTTCACGGTGGAGATCCGCGTGGCGCAGGGGAACGGCACGAAGGAATTGCGCGCGCGGGCTACGGGTACTACGAAAAAAGCGGCGGAACAAAATGCCGCGCGCAAAGCACTCGACCGGCTGGCTCCGGCATCTGATTAGAAGCATGTCCGCAGGCGTTTCTTCCGCGACCCCTGAGACCGGCGCCGCGCCGCGGCGAGCGTGGCACGAGCAGCTCGCCGGGAGCATGCAGTCGCTGGTCTCGAGCCTGGTGGTGGCGCTGTTCATCATCACGTTCGTGATGCAGGCGTTCCAGATCCCGTCGGCCTCGATGGAGCGGACGCTGCTGGTGGGCGACTACCTGCTGGTGGACAAGACGGTGTACGGGTCGAGCGGGCGCGTGCCGCTGCTCCCCTACCGCGAGGTCGGGCGCGGCGACATCGTCGTCTTCCACTACCCGCTGAAGCCGGAGACGTACTTCGTGAAGCGCGTGGTGGCGGTGCCGGGCGACCGCGTGCGCATGGCCGGCAAGCAGCTGTACGTGAACGGCCGGCTGGAGCAGGCGGGCTACGCGTGGCATCGCGACGCGATGCACGACGCGTATCGCGACGACTTCCCCACCCTGAGCTACGCGCCGGGGAACGTGGACCGGGAGTGGTTCTACCGGCTGCGGCGCGAGGTGGGCGCGGAGGGCGAGCTGGTGGTGCCTGCCGGGCAGTACTTCGTGCTGGGGGACAACCGCGACAACAGCCAGGACAGCCGGTACTGGGGCTTCGTGCCGCGGGAGAACATCATCGGGCGACCGCTGCTGATCTACTGGTCGGTGCGCTCGGAGCGCGGCGCGGCGGGAGTGCCCGCGGCGCGGGGTGATACACTGTCGGGTCTTGCGTACGCAGTGACTCACCTTCATCAGGACGCGCGCTGGGAGCGGATGCTGCGCATCGTGCGCTGACGCTCTCCGCCTCCGGACCAGAGAGCTTCGTTGGCGAAAAAAGAGAAAGACAAACCACAGAAGCCCAAAGAGACCACCATGGAGTTCATCTCCTCCATGGCGAGCGTGCTGGTGATCGGGCTTTTCATCATCACCTTCAACATGCAGGCCTTCGAGATCCCGTCGAGCTCGATGGAAGACACGCTGCTCATCGGGGACCACGTGTTCGTCGACCGCGTGACGTACGCGCCGCGGACGAGCCTGGGCCCGGTCGTCCCCTACCGCGAGATACGGCGCGGCGACATCGTGGTGTTCCTCTCGGTGACGAACCCCGGGATGTACATCGTCAAGCGCATCCTCGGCGTTCCGGGCGACCACATCCGGCTGGAGCGCGGCGTGCTCTACCGCAACGGCGAGCGCGTGGACGAGCCGTACCTGAAGAGCGATCCGGAGTGCCGGGCGGACTCGCTGCGATTCGGCTGCTACAACCGCTACCGCGACGACTTCCCCAGCGTGCTGCCGGTGTATGCCGACGGCGCGACACCCTCGCCGGAGTGGACCACGCAGATGCCGTTCTACGTGAAAGAGGGCGAGCTGGTGGTGCCGCCGGACCGTTACTTCGCGATGGGCGACAACCGGCGCGCGAGCTATGACTCGCGCTACTGGGGGTTCATCCCGAAAGAGAACATCATCGGGCGCCCGATGTTCATCTACTGGTCGTTCGAGACGCCGCGCGACCAGTACGACAAGACGACGATGGCGGAGCGCGCGAAGTTCATCGGCCACGTGATCCTGCACTTCTTCGACGAGACTCGCTGGCGCCGCACCCTGCGCAAGGTGCGATAGGAGGAGCCGATGCTCCGCACAAAGCGCGCGCGCGCGGCAGCGGCCATCGTCGTCCTGGTGCTGTGCGGCATCTTCGTGCCGCCGTACGTCACGCTGGACCGCTTCAAGGCGAACGTGACGCAGATGATCAGCGACTCGCTCGGGCGCAAGGTGTCGGTGGGCGCCATCACGCTGCGCCTC
Proteins encoded in this window:
- the lepB gene encoding signal peptidase I, which encodes MSAGVSSATPETGAAPRRAWHEQLAGSMQSLVSSLVVALFIITFVMQAFQIPSASMERTLLVGDYLLVDKTVYGSSGRVPLLPYREVGRGDIVVFHYPLKPETYFVKRVVAVPGDRVRMAGKQLYVNGRLEQAGYAWHRDAMHDAYRDDFPTLSYAPGNVDREWFYRLRREVGAEGELVVPAGQYFVLGDNRDNSQDSRYWGFVPRENIIGRPLLIYWSVRSERGAAGVPAARGDTLSGLAYAVTHLHQDARWERMLRIVR
- the rnc gene encoding ribonuclease III; this translates as LLERALTHSSHAHESDPTPDDLRPASQRDNEQLEFLGDAVLGFVTSKALFELFPGYHEGQLSKLRAHLVSARHLQLVAEQLELGKYLRLGRGEEKSGGRNKSALLVNALEAVLAAMYLDAGLEAPRAFILGRIVEPELARLGAEPAGSYPVTDHKSALQELLQARGRPQPVYALVKEEGPEHKKTFTVEIRVAQGNGTKELRARATGTTKKAAEQNAARKALDRLAPASD
- the lepB gene encoding signal peptidase I, whose amino-acid sequence is MAKKEKDKPQKPKETTMEFISSMASVLVIGLFIITFNMQAFEIPSSSMEDTLLIGDHVFVDRVTYAPRTSLGPVVPYREIRRGDIVVFLSVTNPGMYIVKRILGVPGDHIRLERGVLYRNGERVDEPYLKSDPECRADSLRFGCYNRYRDDFPSVLPVYADGATPSPEWTTQMPFYVKEGELVVPPDRYFAMGDNRRASYDSRYWGFIPKENIIGRPMFIYWSFETPRDQYDKTTMAERAKFIGHVILHFFDETRWRRTLRKVR